In one Lasioglossum baleicum chromosome 17, iyLasBale1, whole genome shotgun sequence genomic region, the following are encoded:
- the LOC143217677 gene encoding uncharacterized protein LOC143217677 produces MSCSLTVPELKEKLKAKNLQSTGTKAELIKRLLGAGVTVEELAMTDDGCTEEPVAGTSDETRHRPDTRGLVDEITLRELDVLRRERDVVVRENELFRRELALLRETPRSEASASGRTRVKKWQELKEIVGEFGGNSKDFDRWEKQVRGLLSTYELDNHQAKALVCSRLTGRALKWYHSRMDCVELGTDELLKELKRLYGQRLDPLCLRRELETRKWAVEESFADYVHDKTILANRVPVSETELLSYVVDGIPNRELQIQAKVQCYKSVDEILTAFTNVKLPAGRPRLSEGVLLSGKVTPLDGSGRPPIRHQTTGPSAVGSGRPLPREGQGSGRPSPREGQGSASTGRRCFNCNEPGHFSADCTKPARERGSCFTCGQMGHRANQCSTQTTRGEVNYITRGRKEDDDFRRAVELQISSESGSFSTKVNALIDSGSPISFVKEGYIPRMCFMTDRDSNRFHGINGSDLNVLGKMRATIIYDAVKYYVTLRIVPDETMKNPLVLGRDFMKIAKLSLSREETVECNDIADIMNIEVDQVNACISADDMHFDESLSAEIKTRARELFNKTYINAQRPAEPSVENTMKLTLTNDKPFSFSPRRLSYDEKNKLRCILDGLLERGIIRESTSEYASPIVLTKKKNGEIRMCVDFRTLNKITVRDNFPLPLIEDQLDLLEGKKYFTTLDLKDGFFHVKMDEASVKFTSFVTPFGQYEYTRMPFGLKGAPLKFQRYVTEIFKELINEGEISVYLDDFLIATETIEHHMEVLGKVFKLLTANLLNLRLDKCRFLQTKLDYLGYTVTNEGIRPTEQGLEAVKKFPLPRNVREVQGFLGLCSYFRKFIEGFSILAKPLYDLTRKDAKFQLCEKEKQAFEMLKNRLLNAPILSIYSPRDETELHCDASASGFGAILLQRKADKKLHPVFYFSKRTTEIESRYHSFELETLAIVSALRRFRTYLLGIKFKILTDCQALSLTLNKKETNPRIARWVLEMQNYDYVLEHRAGSRMLHVDSLSRQVLVIEDNSFDRNLALCQHNDKDIEKIRTELETTESKLYEMRNGLVYRKYQDTYWFPDMRSKIEKHIRGCLKCIAYTPNYGKLEGPRFKGPYEIDRVLRNDRYVIKDVEGFQLSQIPYRGTWEAANMRPWRPSP; encoded by the exons ATGAGTTGTTCTCTTACGGTACCGGAACTGAAAGAGAAGCTGAAAGCCAAGAATTTGCAATCGACTGGTACGAAGGCCGAACTGATAAAACGTTTATTGGGTGCTGGTGTCACAGTGGAAGAATTAGCTATGACAGATGATGGGTGTACGGAAGAACCGGTTGCGGGGACGAGCGACGAGACTCGCCATCGACCCGATACGAGAGGGCTGGTGGACGAGATAACTTTACGCGAATTAGACGTTCTAAGGAGAGAACGAGACGTTGTTGTACGAGAGAACGAACTGTTTAGAAGAGAATTGGCGTTGTTACGGGAGACGCCAAGATCAGAAGCAAGCGCATCTGGACGGACGAGAGTGAAGAAGTGGCAAGAGTTGAAAGAAATAGTGGGTGAATTTGGTGGGAATAGTAAGGACTTTGACCGGTGGGAGAAACAGGTGAGAGGACTCCTGTCGACGTACGAGTTGGACAACCACCAAGCGAAAGCTCTAGTGTGTAGCAGATTGACGGGTCGCGCATTGAAGTGGTATCATTCTAGAATGGACTGTGTGGAATTAGGTACCGATGAGCTTTTGAAAGAGTTGAAGAGGCTGTACGGGCAACGACTAGATCCTTTATGTTTGAGACGCGAGCTTGAAACGAGGAAATGGGCCGTGGAAGAATCTTTCGCCGATTACGTGCATGATAAGACAATCCTTGCAAACCGAGTGCCTGTTTCGGAAACAGAATTACTTAGCTACGTCGTTGACGGTATACCGAATAGGGAATTGCAAATACAAGCTAAGGTGCAGTGTTATAAGTCCGTGGATGAAATACTGACGGCTTTCACAAACGTCAAGTTGCCGGCGGGAAGACCGCGACTATCGGAAGGAGTTTTGCTGTCGGGTAAAGTCACACCGTTGGATGGATCCGGTAGACCACCCATACGCCACCAAACAACAGGCCCTTCAGCTGTCGGATCAGGAAGGCCATTGCCGAGGGAAGGACAAGGATCGGGAAGGCCATCGCCGAGGGAAGGACAAGGATCAGCGAGCACCGGGCGGAGATGTTTTAATTGCAACGAGCCGGGTCACTTCTCAGCTGATTGTACGAAGCCAGCAAGAGAAAGGGGTTCCTGTTTCACGTGCGGACAGATGGGTCATCGAGCAAATCAATGCAGCACACAGACAACGAGGGGCGAAGTCAACTACATTACCCGTGGGCGGAAAGAAGACGATGACTTTCGGCGTGCGGTAGAATTACAGATAAGTAGCGAGAGCGGTAGTTTCAGTACAAAAGTAAACGCACTAATTGATTCAGGGAGCCCGATTAGTTTTGTTAAAGAgggttacattccgagaatgtgTTTTATGACCGATCGCGATTCAAATAGGTTTCATGGAATTAATGGTAGTGACTTGAACGTTTTAGGAAAGATGCGAGCTACGATTATTTATGACGCAGTAAAATATTATGTTACGTTGAGAATTGTACCGGATGAAACGATGAAAAACCCATTAGTTTTAGGACGCGACTTCATGAAAATTGCCAAGTTATCGTTGAGTAGAGAAGAAACGGTAGAATGCAACGATATAGCCGACATTATGAACATTGAGGTAGATCAGGTTAACGCGTGCATTAGTGCCGACGACATGCATTTCGACGAGAGCCTTTCGGCTGAGATTAAGACACGAGCACGCGAGTTGTTTAATAAGACGTACATTAACGCACAGAGACCTGCAGAGCCAAGCGTAGAAAATACGATGAAATTAACGCTTACGAACGACAaacctttttcattttcaccTCGTAGATTATCGTAtgatgagaaaaataaattacgttGTATCCTCGACGGATTATTAGAAAGAGGTATAATTAGGGAGAGCACATCCGAGTACGCATCTCCTATCGTTctgacgaagaaaaagaacggAGAAATTAGAATGTGCGTAGATTTCCGCACATTGAATAAAATCACGGTTCGCGATAACTTTCCTCTGCCATTGATCGAAGATCAATTAGATCTACTGgagggaaaaaaatatttcacgacaCTCGATTTAAAAGATGGATTTTTCCATGTTAAGATGGACGAAGCGTCGGTTAAATTTACGTCGTTCGTAACGCCTTTCGGGCAATACGAATACACGAGGATGCCATTCGGGTTAAAAGGTGCGCCTCTTAAATTCCAACGCTACGTCACGGAAATCTTTAAAGAACTAATCAATGAGGGcgaaatatctgtttatttggATGATTTTCTTATCGCGACTGAGACGATAGAACATCATATGGAAGTCCTCGGAAAAGTATTTAAACTACTTACAGCGAATCTTTTGAATTTACGGTTAGATAAATGCAGATTTCTCCAAACAAAACTCGATTATTTGGGTTATACTGTAACGAACGAAGGAATTAGGCCGACGGAACAAGGACTCGAGGCGGTAAAGAAATTTCCTCTCCCGCGAAATGTTCGAGAGGTGCAGGGATTTTTAGGCCTCTgttcatattttcggaaatttatTGAGGGTTTTTCTATCCTCGCGAAGCCTTTGTACGATTTGACGAGAAAGGATGCGAAGTTTCAGTTAtgcgaaaaagaaaaacaagcaTTCGAGATGCTTAAGAATCGATTGTTAAACGCACCGATATTAAGTATTTATTCTCCGCGAGACGAGACTGAGTTGCATTGTGACGCGAGCGCGTCGGGGTTTGGTGCTATCCTGTTGCAAAGGAAAGCCGACAAGAAGCTGCATCCAGTATTTTACTTTTCTAAACGAACAACCGAGATTGAATCGCGCTATCATAGTTTCGAGTTAGAAACACTAGCAATCGTTTCTGCCCTCCGCCGTTTCCGAACATATTTACTAGGAATAAAATTTAAGATACTTACGGATTGTCAAGCTCTTAGTTTGACACTAAATAAAAAAGAGACCAATCCTCGAATTGCACGTTGGGTACTTGAAATGCAAAATTACGACTATGTGCTAGAGCATAGGGCTGGTTCGCGTATGCTCCACGTAGACTCGTTAAGTCGTCAGGTTCTCGTGATCGAAGACAATTCGTTCGATAGAAATTTAGCGCTATGCCAACATAATGATAAAGATATCGAGAAAATCCGTACAGAGTTAGAAACCACGGAAagtaaattgtacgaaatgaggAACGGTCTAGTATATCGGAAGTATCAgg ATACTTATTGGTTTCCGGATATGAGATCCAAGATCGAGAAACACATTCGTGGCTGTTTGAAATGTATCGCGTACACGCCAAACTACGGAAAGTTGGAAG GACCGCGGTTTAAAGGACCGTACGAGATCGATCGTGTATTGCGAAACGATCGATACGTAATCAAAGATGTAGAGGGGTTCCAGTTGTCGCAAATACCCTACCGTGGAACATGGGAAGCCGCCAACATGCGACCGTGGCGACCGTCACCGTAG